In one Mucilaginibacter sp. PAMB04168 genomic region, the following are encoded:
- a CDS encoding delta-60 repeat domain-containing protein, whose translation MKKHFLSFITGLFVLVIASCSKSDTAEPSTAGTGTVEPTPTNPSNGGITDPVFSKEVTGSAFAACVDDNKNIFVLGYFGPQYQTKFKIYKLTPNGAIDKSFDIDKDKTWSDNLPSRISMIALPQGKVLISGSFKVDGVSKFLIRLNADGSIDKSYTPTTRITSVNTLVKLTGGRIAVLGRNTFANGFGEAHFFSLNELGEYDRNNGFRIQDDNTVLLDLIESKSGKIYLSGFFRLSAGKSTTYSIARFNPADLTIDESFAQVQDYRSLGQNAIELNGSIIKMVEQSDGKIIIGGSFDKFYIPNTRDNITNYHQVARVNTDGSIDATFKNNNNYTSDLSALVGTSSDQLLLGRHLSLTASQGERYLELLDKNGNISPTFKLGMEGTSIAGIVRQDNNNFIVFGAFGYDNNPALYRVKL comes from the coding sequence ATGAAAAAACATTTTCTTTCCTTTATAACAGGGCTATTTGTCCTTGTCATAGCATCATGTAGTAAAAGCGATACGGCAGAGCCATCAACCGCTGGTACTGGTACTGTTGAACCAACGCCTACTAATCCCAGTAATGGCGGCATAACCGACCCTGTATTTTCTAAAGAAGTTACTGGAAGTGCGTTTGCTGCTTGTGTTGACGATAACAAAAACATATTTGTTCTGGGGTATTTTGGTCCACAATACCAAACAAAGTTTAAGATATACAAGCTAACACCTAATGGTGCAATTGATAAATCATTTGATATTGATAAAGACAAAACCTGGTCAGACAATTTGCCCTCAAGGATAAGTATGATCGCTCTTCCTCAGGGAAAAGTTTTGATATCAGGTTCTTTTAAGGTTGATGGGGTTAGCAAATTTCTTATCCGTCTTAATGCAGATGGATCAATAGATAAATCTTACACTCCAACCACCCGTATAACATCAGTTAATACCCTTGTTAAGCTGACTGGTGGAAGGATTGCTGTTCTCGGTAGAAACACATTTGCCAATGGTTTCGGAGAAGCACACTTTTTCAGTCTTAACGAATTAGGGGAATATGACAGAAACAATGGGTTTCGCATCCAGGATGATAACACAGTGCTTCTTGATTTAATTGAATCAAAATCAGGAAAGATTTACCTTTCAGGCTTTTTCAGATTATCTGCGGGGAAATCAACAACTTACTCTATCGCAAGGTTTAACCCAGCTGATTTAACAATTGATGAAAGCTTTGCACAAGTACAGGATTACAGAAGCCTTGGGCAAAATGCTATTGAATTAAATGGTTCCATTATAAAAATGGTTGAACAGTCTGATGGGAAAATTATAATAGGTGGATCTTTTGACAAGTTCTATATACCAAACACAAGGGATAATATAACTAATTATCACCAGGTAGCTAGAGTGAATACAGACGGATCAATTGACGCCACTTTCAAGAATAACAACAATTACACTTCTGACTTAAGTGCTTTGGTAGGCACTTCAAGCGATCAATTACTTTTAGGCCGTCATCTGAGTTTAACGGCTTCGCAAGGGGAAAGATATCTTGAGCTCCTCGATAAAAATGGTAATATTTCGCCGACGTTCAAACTTGGTATGGAAGGAACGAGTATCGCAGGAATTGTTCGCCAGGACAACAATAATTTTATTGTGTTTGGAGCCTTTGGATATGACAATAATCCTGCTTTGTATCGTGTAAAATTATAA
- a CDS encoding pectate lyase, translated as MKLLLYTLLIANLFFGSNRPFCSAQTKSVTPAIAFPGAEGFGKYATGGRGGQVAEVTNLNDSGAGSFRDALKMYPGEPLTIVFRVAGIIDLKSAIKVSRSNLTIAGQTAPGEGICLKGNSFILNGGGRNGNIIIRYLRSRPGSNLAHGIYGFDMENMSKVIIDHCSFSWANEECAAMYDIKNVTVQWSIVSEGLYNAGHHKGLRSYGGVWGGQNVTYHHNLISNQNSRTVRFNGSRAHDTLAVIDYRNNVVYNWGRNNACYGGEVKIPNGRSEINMVNNYYKPGPATSTAKQIFCEAEFFPGKASSSTGQWYLAGNIMEGNAELNKNNAVGLELSKIPDTLRSRALVNHPFKVEAINDQTARDAYQAVLNKVGAILPVRDIVDSRLINEVRTNRPTGIGSFGKPGIIDDPKAVGGWPAYSTAVAPPDSDHDGMPDAWETANGLNKNDANDRNKVWSNGYTMLEIYLNQVK; from the coding sequence ATGAAATTACTATTGTACACGCTGTTAATTGCAAACCTGTTTTTTGGCTCGAACCGGCCGTTTTGTAGTGCGCAAACAAAGTCAGTTACGCCTGCTATCGCTTTTCCGGGTGCCGAGGGGTTTGGCAAGTATGCTACAGGTGGCCGGGGAGGACAAGTAGCTGAGGTTACCAACCTGAACGACTCAGGAGCAGGCAGTTTCAGAGATGCTTTGAAGATGTACCCTGGAGAACCTTTAACCATCGTTTTTCGCGTGGCCGGGATCATCGATTTAAAATCGGCAATTAAAGTTAGCCGCTCAAACCTAACTATAGCCGGTCAGACCGCTCCTGGCGAGGGCATTTGCCTCAAGGGTAACTCGTTCATATTAAACGGAGGGGGCAGAAATGGCAATATTATTATAAGATATTTACGATCCAGGCCGGGGAGTAATTTAGCGCATGGCATTTACGGTTTCGATATGGAAAACATGTCGAAAGTAATTATCGACCATTGTTCTTTCAGCTGGGCTAATGAAGAATGTGCAGCCATGTACGATATAAAAAACGTAACAGTACAGTGGAGTATTGTAAGCGAGGGCTTATACAATGCCGGACACCATAAAGGTCTGAGAAGTTATGGAGGTGTATGGGGCGGGCAAAATGTTACGTATCATCACAACTTGATTAGTAACCAAAACAGCAGAACGGTGCGGTTTAATGGTTCCCGTGCTCATGATACTCTTGCGGTGATTGATTACCGAAACAATGTTGTTTACAACTGGGGGCGCAATAACGCCTGTTATGGCGGAGAGGTAAAGATTCCGAATGGGCGGTCTGAAATAAATATGGTAAACAACTATTATAAACCAGGTCCTGCTACATCAACGGCGAAACAAATTTTTTGTGAAGCAGAGTTTTTTCCCGGAAAGGCATCTTCCAGTACCGGCCAATGGTATCTGGCCGGAAACATAATGGAGGGTAACGCTGAGCTCAACAAAAACAACGCTGTTGGTCTTGAGCTTTCTAAAATTCCGGACACGCTCCGAAGCCGTGCACTGGTAAATCATCCCTTTAAGGTGGAGGCCATAAATGATCAAACAGCGCGGGACGCCTACCAGGCAGTGCTTAATAAAGTTGGCGCTATTTTGCCCGTACGCGATATTGTGGATAGCCGGTTAATTAATGAAGTGCGCACAAATCGGCCCACCGGAATTGGGTCATTCGGAAAGCCGGGGATAATTGATGACCCTAAGGCAGTTGGTGGATGGCCTGCTTATTCAACGGCAGTTGCACCGCCTGATTCAGACCATGACGGTATGCCCGATGCCTGGGAAACTGCAAATGGATTAAATAAAAATGATGCTAACGATAGAAATAAAGTGTGGAGCAACGGTTACACGATGCTGGAAATTTACCTTAACCAGGTAAAGTAA